The genomic segment ATATGGCGGGACTGGTCGATTATCTCGATATCGTCGAGCTGCCGCTCGGCATCGAGATGTACCTGATCGCCTCGATGGAGCAGCAGGTCCGCCGGCTTGCGGAATGCCAGACCGTCGGCGGCATGTGGCGCACCCTGCTCGACGATCCGGACAGCTACGAAGAGACGTCGGCGACGGCCGGCTTCGCTTACGGCATTTTGAAGGCGGTGCGCAAAGGTTATATCAGCGAAGAATACCGCGCCGCCGGCATGGCCGCGATGCGTGCCGTCATCCGGCAGATCGATGCAGAGGGGCGGGTGCAGGGCGTGTCTTACGGCACGCGGCTCGGGACGACCAAGTCCTTTTACCGGAACGTGCCCCGTTGTCCGATGCCCTACGGCCAGTCGATGGCGCTGCTCATGCTGGTGGAGGGGCTTCACCATGTCGACGATCCGCAATAACGAGCAGGGACGGTGATCGCTTTGCGCAGCCTTAGACGTCTATATGCGGACGCGAAGCTGAGGACGAAGTTCCTGCTCGCGTTTACGGTTATCGTCATGATTACGGTATCGCTCATCAGCGGCATCAACTACTTCGTGTCGCTCGGCGTCATCAAGCGCAACTCGGGCGAATTTTCGCAATATCTGATCGGCCAGATCGGCATCAACGTCGACAAGCTGACGACGGACGTCGAGCAGGCGGCCTTCCAGCAGTTCCGCAACTCCTCGCTCAGCCAGACGCTCAGCCGGGAGCCGGACAGCGAAGCGGAGGCGTATGCGCGGAACCGGTACATCAACGATTTTCTGAGCGACCTCTTGTTCTTCGAAGACTACTACCGGTCCGTCTCCATTCTGGACGCCGCGGGACGGCCGTATTCCATCAAGCGCAAGGCCGTGAAGGACAGCGAGGACCTGATGGCGCGGATCGATCTGGCGCAGGTCCGGGAGATGCGCGGCAGGGCGCTATGGTTCAGGGACGGCGACGATACCCTCTACATGGCGAAGGCGCTGTACGACATCGAGACGTCGAGCTATGTGGGGGTCATCGCGATCGGCCTGGAGAGCGACTACGTCGGCGAGATCTTGGCGAACGTCAAGAATCTGATGGACGGGGACGTTCTTATCCTCAACGAGTTCGATCAACTGTTCGTCTCGGGCGCGCTCAGCGGCGCCGCCGAGCATTATCTCGACCAGAACCTGTACTTGTCGGGCAAGGCCAAGAGCGACTTCGAGTACGGCGGCAAGCATTATATCTCGAGCGTCCTGTCCACGGATTACGACAAGTGGAAAATCGTGCAGATCATCGACGTGGGCCGTCTCACGCGCGGGACCGAGAGTCTCAAGTACTGGACGATCGGCACGCTGCTGGCCGCGCTGCTGCTCGCTTTTCTCATGGCCGCCCGAATCTCCAAGAGTATCACCGCGAACATCCGCTTGCTGCTTCACAGCATGTCCAAGTTCACGCTCGACTCCAAGCATGAGATCATCGTCCCCCGCAGCCGCGACGAGGTGGGCATGTTGGCCGCCAGGTTCAACTCGATGGCCGAGAAGATCGACGATCTGTTCCACTCGGTCTATCGCGAGAAGATGCTCGTCCAGCAGGCCGAGTACCGTTCGCTGCAGCTCGATTACAAGGCGCTTCAGGCGCAGATGAACCCCCACTTCCTGTACAACACGCTCGAGACGATCTACAGCATGGCCAAGCTCAAGGGCGAGGAGGAGATCGGCGAGCTGATCTACCTGCTCGGCAGGCTGCTGCGCGAGAGTCTGGGCAAAAAAGGCGACGATATCACGCTCGGCGAGGAGCTCGAGTTCGTCGGCAGATACCTCGCCATTCACCAGATCATCTACGGGGACCGGATCGAAGTACGGATCGACGACGACCCGGCGCTGGCGGATTGCCGCGTCCCGAAGTTTATCCTCCAGCCGCTCGCCGAGAACGCAATCGTGCACGGCATCGAGGAAAAGCCGGGCAAGGCGCTCATTCGCATCGCCTGTCGGGCGGAGCACGGGGATCTCGTGCTCGAAGTGTCCGACAACGGCGTGGGCATGGAGCGGGAAAAGGTGGAGCGGCTGCTCCGTCCCGAGCTGTACGGCGAAGCGGGCGAAGGCTCCGGCAAGCACACCAATGTCGGCGTCATCAGCGTGCACAAGCGCATCCGGATTCTGCACGGCGATGCCTACGGACTTTCTATCGCGAGCCGCCCGGGCGAAGGGACGACCGTCACCGTCAGGCTGCCGGCCGTGCGGCGGGAAGAGTAGGAGTGGACGGGTCTAACCCGCTCGTCCACATGGCGATAAGCGCATTTGGGCGCTATCGTCCCCATCTGGCAGCTCAACCGCCCGGCGATAAGCGCATTTGGGCGCTATCGTCCCCATCTGGCAGCTCAACCGCCCGGCGATAAGCGCATTTGGGCGCTATCGTCTCCATCTGGCAGTTCAACCGCCCGGCGATAAGCGCATTTGGGCGCTATCGTCCCCATCTGGCAGCTCAACTGCCCGGCGATAAGCGCATTTGGGCGCTATCGTCCCCATCTGGCAGCTCAACCGCCCGGCGATAAGCGCATTTGGGCACTATCGTCCCCATCTGGCAGCTCAACCGCCCGGCGATAAGCGCATTTGGGCGCTATCGGACCCATCTGGCAGTTCAACCGCCCGGCGATAAGCGCATTTGGGCGCTATCGTCCCCATCTGGCAGCTCAACCGCCCGGCGATAAGCGCATTTGGGCGCTATCGGACCCATCTGGCAGCTCAACTGCCCGGCGATAAGCGCATTTGGGCGCTATCGTCCCCATCAAACCGCTCAACAGCCCGGCGATAAGCGCATTTGGGCGCTATCGGACCCATCAAACCGCTCAAATGCCCGGAGATAAGCGCATTTGGGCGCTATCGTCCCCATCTGGCAGCTCAACCGCCCGGCGATAAGCGCATTTGGGCGCTATCGTCCCCATCAAACCGCTCAACTGCCCGGCGATAAGCGCATTTGGGCGCTATCGTCCCCATCTGGCAGCTCAACCGCCCGGCGATAAGCGCAATAAGGCATTAACGGATGCGCCTGATCGCGCACTGATCCCAATCGGCCTGTCCCCCTCTTTTCAAAAACGAATCAATGGTCCCCGCTCCGACGCCGCAACATCAAAATAGCTAATATAATCGCAAAATCACCCCATAGTAAGCGCTTCCGCCAATTGCGAAAATAAGCTTGCGCAGACGCGGCCCCGAGCCCGCCCCGCCACCGCCGCGGAGCGGCCCGGGGCCGCGCCTGTCGAATCGGCCTTGCCGGACGCAAGGCTACGCGAAGGAGTGCAGCAGATGACGAACCGCACGAAGAAGATGGTGAAGGACTGGCAGGCGGTAAGGGACAAGATCGCGAACTTCGATTGGGCCCGGGGGATCGTGGAGGGCTTCAAGCCGGATACGGACTGGTGGGTCGCCCATTATGCCGACGACGCCTCGCGGATCGCGGGGTGGGGACACCATTACTTTTGCGACAAATGCTTCGCCGCGCTGATATTCGATCCCGGCAAGCCCGGCGAACACCGCTGCAGCGGCTGCGGCGAGCTCCGGGTCGCTCAGGAAGCCGACGATGCCTGGTGCTATATATACAGAACCTCGGCTTGCACCCAAGTGTTTCACGCGGCCGTGCTTTACAACCTGTACGGCGACCCGGCCTATCTTGCGTTTATCCGCAAGGTGCTCGGCTTCCTGTGCGACAACTATGGCAGCTTCGAAGTGCGCACGCCTCCCGGTCAGGAGGGCAAGTTCACCGGCTGCGACCTGACGGACGGCGTGGCCGTCATTTGGCTGCTCAACGGCATGGAACTGATCAAGGATGCATTCACGGACGAAGAGATGGAGCATTACAAGCAGACCTTTTTCATTCCCGAGGCGGCCTTCCTCATCGAGAAGGTGGGGGTGACGCCCAACATCATCTGCTGGATGAAAGCGGCGGCGGGCATGATCGGCCTGTTTTTCGGCGAAACGATCTGGTGCGAACGGGCCGCCGAAGGCGAGCACGGCATCAAGCGGAAGCTGGCGGAGGGCTTGCTGCCCGAGGGCTTCTGGTACGAGGCTTCCTTCCACTACCACTTCTACTGCGCCGAAGGGATGACCTATTACCTGGCGTTTTGCAAATTGTACGGCTACGAATTCCCGATCCTCGAGGACGCGCTGCTGCGGATGTATCGGTATCCGGTCAAGTATGCCTTCGCGAGCGGCGAGTTTCCGAATCCGAACGACGGCTGGCCGCTGCTGCGGTTCGGCAACTACGCCCACCAGTACGAATGGATCCGCGCCGTACAGGATGAAGTGCCGTTCCGTTACGCGCTGTCGCGCAGCTACGACGAGCCGAACAAGGCGCATCCCGGCGCCAATATCGGCGGTCTCGCGCGGCTGCTGTTCGGTCGGGACTGGGAAAACGAGCGCTTCGACGAAGTGCCGGCGGGGAGCGGCCTTCCGGACGGAATCTCCCGCTACGACAAGGATATTTACTTTGCTCAGCTGCATGCCGGGGAGGCGTCGGTTTTTCTCAAGTACGGCTATGTCATCGAGGGGCATGCGCATGCGGACATCATGAACTTCGAGCTGTTCGTGAAAGACGAGATCGTGTCGCGGGACCCTTCCAACAGCGGGTACGGATCGGCACTCTTCAGGGAGTGGCAGCGCAAGACGATCGCGCACAACTCGCTGATGGTCGACCGGCGCAACCAACCGAACCGCCCGAACGGCCGCATGGACCGGTTCGATGCGCAGCGCAACCTGTGCGCGGTATCCGCGGACGACGTATACCCGGGCATCGGATTTGCGCGTACGCTGCGGCTGGAGGCGGACCGGCTGCACGACGAGTTCGAGGTCAAGCCCGCTGCAGGGCACGAAGGCGTGCACGAATTCGACTGGCTGTTCCACTGCGCGGGCGAGTTCAGCTCTACGCTTGCATTCGCACCCTGCGAGCCGCCGGGCGTCGAGGACGGCTATTCGCTCATGCTGGAGACGGCGCGCTGCGACGTCGACGGCGACTGGGAGGCGGTGTGGACGCTCGCCGACAAACAGGTCACGCTCCGGATGACGGGCGCGGCCGGCACCTCCGTCTACCTGTTCAAGGGCTATGAGCATCGGCTCGACAAGCTCCGCTGGGGCGTGCTGGTCCGGCGGACGGGCCGGGAAGCGAAGTATCGGGCGACGTATAGCTGGCAGACTGAAGATTAAAGATGAGCTGCCCGCACCGCTGACGGGATAGGTACAAGGGCGTGTTCCGCGGCGTTTGAACAGTATCCCCTTCAGTCAGGAACCGAGGCGGCGCAAGGGTTTGGAGGCCACGGCAGCAGAAATCTGCGGCATTAGGCTACGCTTGCAATCGCTGTAATGCTGCAGGTAGCTTCAGCCGTCGTCGGATCGCTATAAGCGCAAAATTTTCCTCTGCAGTCCGCCTCAGCCGCTGTCGGATCGCTCTAAGAGCAAAGTTTACCGCTACAGTCCGCCTCAGCCTTCGCGGAGCCGCTGTACGCAAAATTGCGCTCTATTTCTAAACGACTCATCACTCGGTTGAGACGTAAGCGAGCTTTGCGAGGTTGCGCGGCAACGCGAAAATGCCCGCACCTGTGCGAAGGGGATACCGTTAAAACGGGCGGCGGCAGGCTGTGGGGCACGGCGGGCATGCGACGCGAAACATGGTTACTCAAACTGACCGAGACAGGGGCGAAGGAAATGAACGAGGTTACTGGAGGAGGACGGGGAGCGAAGCCGAACGCCGGGAGAGGCGAGCGGCAGGACCTGAGCGAACGGGATACGATTGTGCCCGGCGCCGGCGAATCGCTTTCAAACGAGGAGCTTGCCCCTGGCGAGCCGCTCCCGCCCGGGTCGCCCCCGGCCAAGCCGTCCTCACTCAAGCCGACGCTTAGCAAGCAGGACATTTGCCTGCATCTCGGCGACGACTACGACCGTCATCTCGGCGCGATCGTGCCGCCGATTTTTCAGAATACGCTGTTCACGCGCAAGACGACGAACCATGGCTACACCTACACCCGCGTCGCCAATCCGACGACCGAGATCGCGGAGCGGAAGATCGCGGCGCTGGAGGGGGCGGAGGCGGCTCGCTGCTTCTCCTCGGGCATGGCGGCGATCTCCGCCGCGCTCATGAGCGTCATGGAGAAGGACTGCCATATCGTCTGCCCGCTGAACGTGTATCCGCCGGTCAAGGGATTTCTCGACGTTTACATGAAGCGGTTCGGCGTGGAAACGACGTTCGTATCGGGCACCGACGTCGGCGAGATCGAGGCCGCGCTCCGCCCGAATACGCGGGCGATCTACCTGGAGACGCCGCTGTCGAACGTGTTCACGCTGCAGGACCTGCGCGCGATCGCGGCGCTGGCGAAGGCGCATGGCGCGACGACGATCGCGGACAACACGTGGGCGACGCCGCTGTACCAGAATCCGATCGCCTTCGGGATCGATATCGTCGTGCACTCCGCGACCAAGTATATGGGCGGGCACAGCGATATTCTGGCGGGCGTCATGGTAGGCAGCCTGGCGCGGATGGAGCGCGTGACGCACGAAGAGCGAGGCCTGTTCGGCGCGGCGATGGATCCGCATCAGGCGTGGCTGCTCATCCGGGGGCTGCGCACGCTGCCGCTGCGGATGAAGCAGCATCAGGAGAGCGCGATGCGGATCGCCGCGCATCTCGAGGCGCACCCGCTCGTGGAGCGGGTGCTCTATCCGGGCCTGCCGAGCCATCCGCAGCATGCGCTGGCCCGCAGCCAAATGAGCGGCTGCGCCGGCCTGCTCAGCTTCGTGCCGCGGGGCGCGCGGGAGCAGATCGTCGGCTTCGTCAAAGGCTTGGCTTTGTTCGAGGAGGGGCCGAGCTGGGGCGGCTTCGAGAGCCTGGTCAACACGCCGGGACTCGGCATCGACGAGGAGACGTCGCTGCGGACGGGGATGCCGCAGCGGCTCGTCCGTCTCTCGATCGGGCTGGAGGACGCGGACGCATTGACGGCCGATATCGATCAAGCCTTGGCAGGTATGCTCCGTGGGCGGGCCTAAGGCCTAATTTCAACATACAGACCTACAAACATCCAAACGGGAGTGGAAGCCATGATTGCACGGCAGCTAGACAGGCAGGAGGCGCAAGCGCTGATCGAGCGGGTCATCGCGGGCATGCGGGGACTGAAGGTGGCGATTCAGGAGGATACGGCTGACAGCATCATCTCGATGGACGTGTGGGACTGGTCGCAGGGCGTGGGGTTGTTTTCCCTCTACCTGTATTACAAGGAAACCGGCGACCCCGGCCTGCTCGATTATCTGACGTCCTGGTTCGACCGCCATCTCGAGCGCGGACTGCCCGGAAAAAACGTGAATACCATGTGCCCGCTGCTCACCCTCAGCTACCTTTACGAGGAGACCGGCAAGGCGGATTATCTAAAAGTCTGCGAGGAATGGGCCGACTATGCGGCCGTCCGTATGCCCCGCACGCCGGAGTCCGGCATCGCCCATACGGCGGTGGACAGCCCGAACGAGGGCGAGCTGTGGGACGACACGCTGTACATGACGGTGCTGTTCCTCGGGCGCATGGGCGTCCTGCTGAAGCGCGAAGACTACGTGGAGGAGAGCGTGCGGCAGTTTCTCGTGCATCTGAAATATTTGACGGATACGGAGACCGGCCTGTTTTTCCACGGCTGGACGTTCAAGGAGAATCATAACTTCGCCCGGGCGCGCTGGGGGCGCGGTAACGCCTGGTACACGGCCGGCCTGGTCGACTACCTGGATATCGTGGATGTATCGCCGGGCGTGCGGCGCTTCCTGCTGTCGTCGCTCGAGCGGCAGGCGGCCAAGCTGACGGAGCTTCAGGAGCCGTCCGGCATGTGGCGAACGCTGCTCGACGATCCGTCCTCGTACGAGGAGACGTCGGCGACGGCGGGCTTCGCCTACGGGCTGCTCAAGGCGGTGCGCAAAGGGTATCTGGGCGCGCGGTACAAAGAGCCGGGCCTGCGCGCGCTGCAAGCCGTCGTCGGACGGATCGACGCGGACGGCGCCGTGCAGGACGTATCCTACGGCACGCGAATGGGGCACACGCTGGACCTTTACAGGCAGATTCCCCGCTGTCCGATGCCTTACGGCCAATCGATGGCGCTGCTCATGCTGGCCGAGAGTCTCAAGCATGCGGCCGAACCGGTGCAAGAAATCTAATAAAACGTCCAATTTTCCGCATTTAAAACGCTTACAAACCCCTCTACACTAAAATCAGCAACATCGACAAGACCAGCATCATCGACAAGACCAGCATCATCGGCAAGACCAGCATTATCGGCAAGACCAGCCACATCTTAAGCCGCCGAACGCTTCGGCATTTCGCAGGGAGGGAGCGGACCGTGAAGGAATGGAAAAAAAACTATGATCTCTATTTGCTCCTCGTGCCGGCCGCCGTCTTTTTCATCGTTTTCGCCTACGTCCCGATGGGCGGGCTCGTCATCGCCTTCAAGGACTACAATCTGTTCCGGGGCCTCTGGGGCAGCGATTGGTCGGGACTCGCCAACTTTCGGGAAATGTTCTCGATCCCCGAGTTTTTCCGGATCACGCGCAATACACTGCTGCTGAATCTGCTCGGGCTGATCGTCTGCTTTCCGGCGCCGATCCTGCTCGCGCTCATGCTAAACGAGGTGCGGTCCCGGTCGCTCAAGAAAATATCGCAGTCGATGCTTTATCTGCCCCACTTCATGTCCTGGATCGTGCTCGGCGGCATCGTGTACGCGGTGCTGTCGCCGAAGTACGGCGTCATCAATCAGATTCTTCGCTGGCTGGGCATGAAGGAAATCTACTTCATGGCGGACCAGACGTGGTGGATCATCACCTACACGCTGTCGGCCGTCTGGCAGAGCGCGGGCTGGGGGACGATCATCTACCTGGCGGCGATCACGGCGATCGATCCGGCGCTGTACGAGGCCGCGTCCATCGACGGCGCGGGCCGCATCCGCAAGATCGCCAGCGTCACGCTGCCGAGCATCATGCCGACGATCGTCATCCTGTTCATCCTCGCCGTCGGCAACATGGTGTCGATCGGCATCGAGCAGCCGCTCGCGCTGGCCAATTCGGTCGTCAGCAACGTATCCGAGGTGATCAGCACGTACGTGTACCGCGTCGGCATCAAGCAGGGCGAATTCGGGCTGACGACGGCGGTCGGCATGGTGCAGTCGGTCATTAATCTATGCCTTGTCGTCGCGGCCAATCATTTTGCGAAAAGGGCGGGAGGCGAGGGACTATGGTAGGCGGCACCGCAAGCAGCTCGGCAAGCAGCTCCGCAAGCGGCGAGGCGAAGCCGACGGGCGAGCTCGCCCGTCCCGCTCCGGCGACCCGTCCGAGGAAGGCCAAGCGCACGCCCGGCGAACTCGTCTTCGACATCTTGGTTTACAGCGCGCTCATCGTATTCACGTTCATCTGCCTGTTTCCCTTTCTGAACACCCTTGCAAACGCCTTCAGCAGCAGCACCGCGATCCAGACGGGCAAGGTCCTGCTGTGGCCGGTCGAGTTCCAGGTCGGTTCCATGAAGATGATCCTGGCCGACAGCTCGGTCATGCGATCGCTGTTCGTCACCGTCTTCCTGACGGTCGTCGGCACGACGCTGAATCTGCTGTTCACGATCATTACGGCTTATCCGCTGTCGCGCCGGGATCTCAAGGGCCGCGGAATCTTCATGCGGTTTATGGTCGTCACGATGCTGTTCAGCGGCGGCATGATCCCGCTCTTCCTCGTCGTCAAGTCGCTCCATCTGCTCGATACGCTGTGGGCGCTCATCATACCGGGCCTGATCAGCGCGTTTAACGTCATCATCATGAAAAGCTTTTTCCAGACGATTCCCGACGAGCTGCGGGAAGCATCGGTCATGGACGGCTGCGGCAACATGCGTTATTTGATCCGGATCGTGCTCCCTCTCTCGGGGGCGTCGCTGGCGACGATCGGCCTGTTCTATGCGGTCGGCCATTGGAACGCCTACTTCGGCGCGGTGCTTTACATCAACGATCCCGACCTGCTCACGCTGCAGGCGAAGCTTCGCAACATCCTGCTGCTGTCGCAAATGGATACGTCGCTGGAGCAGATGACGATGGAGAGCAAGTTCACGGTCATCCAGGAATCGCTCAAAGCCGCCGTCATCGTGGTCGCGACCGTGCCGATCCTGATCGTATACCCTTTTTTGCAAAAGTACTTCGTCAAAGGCTCGATGCTCGGCTCCGTAAAAGGTTGAACGTCCGGATCGCGCGGCGCCGCGCCGTTCGGGTTCACGATAGCGCTACTTCAGTCTTGATTACCAAGGAGGCAACCGGAATGATGGGGAGTTGGAAAAAAGGATTGCAGACGGCGCTGGCGATCGCGCTGGTCACGCTGCCGCTCGCGGCATGCGGAGGCAATAACGACAACAGCGGCGCATCGAGCGCAGCTGCGACCGGCGGAACGTCCGGCGCGACGCAGGCGGGGGACGGCAAGCTGGAGAAGGTTCGCGTGTCGCTGTGGGACCGCTCGAATTCGCCGAACGGCCAGAAGCTCGAAGACACCGTGATCGTCAAAAAGCTGCAGGAGGAAGCCCGCAAGGAAGGCCTCGACGTCGAATACGTCGTCCTGCCGCGCTCGCAGGAAAGCGAGAAAAACAACATCTGGATGGCTTCCGGCGGCGGTCCCGACATTATCATCACTTACGATATGAACGCCATGTTCAAATGGGCGGAGCAGGGCGGCCTGTGGGAGCTGGACGATCTGCTCGAGCAGTACGGCCCGGACATCAAAAAGCTGATCGGCCCGTCGCTCGAGGTGGCAGGTACCTACAAAGGCAAGCGCTACGCGATTCCGGCGATGCGGATGAGCACGGCGGCGGCTTCCAACATGAAGATTCGCCAGGACTGGCTCGACAAGCTCGGCATGAAGGCGCCGACGACGCTCGACGAGCTGTACGAGACGCTCAAGGCGTTCAAGGAAAAGGACCCGGGCGGCGTCGGCAAGGACAATGTCGTGCCGTGGGCGCTGCCGGCGATCTCGCAGGGCATGAAGGGCTTCTTCTTCGGCCCGATGTGGGGCGCGGGCGTGGCGATCGACGGCCCGGCGACGGAGATGTATATGCCGAGCGGCAACTTCGCGGACGGCGTGTTCCACTCCGCGGTCGCGCTGAACGAGGGCAAGGAGTTCTTCCGCTTCCTGAATAAGGTGTACAAGGAAGGTCTCATTTCCAAGGAATTCGTCACCGACGTCAACTCGCAGCAGTTCATCCAGAACTACACGTCCGGCGTGTCCGGCTTCATGGACTCGAACGAGGACCCGTGGACCGTCACCAAGGAGACGCGCAAAACGGTGCCCGAAGCGAAGTGGGTGACGCTCGATCCCCTCGTGCGGCCGAACGGCACGCAGGCGATGACCGAGGCCAACGTATACGGACTGCTCAACATGATTCCGAAGTCGTCCAAAAATCCGGCGGCCGCGGTCAAGTACCTGAACGTCCTGGCGAAAAACATCAAGCTCGTCCAGGCGGGCATCGAAGGCGTGCACTTCAAGGAGGAGGACGGCCTGTACGTGGCGATCGATCCGGTCAAAAACGCGGAGGAGATCGACTGGTACTTCAAAGACCTGAACCTGCTCACCCAGGGCTACATGGGCAATCCGACGAAGGATCAGATGAAGAAGCAGTTCGCCAACGAGCCGAATCCAGACGAGATCGCCGATATTCTTGACCCCTACTTCAAATCCTTCGAGAAGTTCGGCAAGCAGGGGCCGCTCATCGACACGCCGCGGCCGGTATCGGACAAGAGCGTCGCCAACATCACGAAGTTCCTGTACGACGCGCTCTCCAAGGCGGTCATCGCCAAAGACTTCGACGCGGAGTGGGAGAACGTCGTGTCCGGCTGGAAGAAAAACGGCGGCGAGGAATACGACGCCGAAGTGACGCAGAACCTGGTCGCCATGAACTGGAAGACGACGAACGAATAAACGCTTGGGGCGCATGCCCGGGCAGGCCGAAGGACGGACCGGTCCGCGAACCGTCCGTCCTTCTGTCTGTCCTCGGGCGGGAAGGAGGAGGCATATGCAAACGACTGCCGAAGCGCGGATCGCCGAGCTGGTCCGGCTGCAGGAGGCGAGGCTCGCGGAGGAATGGAAGCTGATGGAGGCCGAAAAACGAAGCGTCCGCAAAAAGAGGGTTCAGGGACGGGAGCTGAACCGGCTGACGCTGCTGGCCGTGCTTTACTGTCAGCCGCAGTCGCGGTATTTTCGCGATCCGGCGCTATTGGCCGCGCTGGAGGAGACGGCGGAGGAGCTGCTCGGCATCCAACTGCCGAGCGGCAACGTATCGCTCTACAACTGCAACATCGATTCGCCCCCCGATACGGCGTTTACGTCGCATCTGGTCGCGCTTGTCGCGCAGCTGCTGCTGCGGGACGCGGGGCAGGAAGCGGCGAAGGCGACGAACGCCGTGCTGACGTTTCTGCGGCACGC from the Cohnella hashimotonis genome contains:
- a CDS encoding sensor histidine kinase, translating into MIALRSLRRLYADAKLRTKFLLAFTVIVMITVSLISGINYFVSLGVIKRNSGEFSQYLIGQIGINVDKLTTDVEQAAFQQFRNSSLSQTLSREPDSEAEAYARNRYINDFLSDLLFFEDYYRSVSILDAAGRPYSIKRKAVKDSEDLMARIDLAQVREMRGRALWFRDGDDTLYMAKALYDIETSSYVGVIAIGLESDYVGEILANVKNLMDGDVLILNEFDQLFVSGALSGAAEHYLDQNLYLSGKAKSDFEYGGKHYISSVLSTDYDKWKIVQIIDVGRLTRGTESLKYWTIGTLLAALLLAFLMAARISKSITANIRLLLHSMSKFTLDSKHEIIVPRSRDEVGMLAARFNSMAEKIDDLFHSVYREKMLVQQAEYRSLQLDYKALQAQMNPHFLYNTLETIYSMAKLKGEEEIGELIYLLGRLLRESLGKKGDDITLGEELEFVGRYLAIHQIIYGDRIEVRIDDDPALADCRVPKFILQPLAENAIVHGIEEKPGKALIRIACRAEHGDLVLEVSDNGVGMEREKVERLLRPELYGEAGEGSGKHTNVGVISVHKRIRILHGDAYGLSIASRPGEGTTVTVRLPAVRREE
- a CDS encoding heparinase II/III domain-containing protein is translated as MTNRTKKMVKDWQAVRDKIANFDWARGIVEGFKPDTDWWVAHYADDASRIAGWGHHYFCDKCFAALIFDPGKPGEHRCSGCGELRVAQEADDAWCYIYRTSACTQVFHAAVLYNLYGDPAYLAFIRKVLGFLCDNYGSFEVRTPPGQEGKFTGCDLTDGVAVIWLLNGMELIKDAFTDEEMEHYKQTFFIPEAAFLIEKVGVTPNIICWMKAAAGMIGLFFGETIWCERAAEGEHGIKRKLAEGLLPEGFWYEASFHYHFYCAEGMTYYLAFCKLYGYEFPILEDALLRMYRYPVKYAFASGEFPNPNDGWPLLRFGNYAHQYEWIRAVQDEVPFRYALSRSYDEPNKAHPGANIGGLARLLFGRDWENERFDEVPAGSGLPDGISRYDKDIYFAQLHAGEASVFLKYGYVIEGHAHADIMNFELFVKDEIVSRDPSNSGYGSALFREWQRKTIAHNSLMVDRRNQPNRPNGRMDRFDAQRNLCAVSADDVYPGIGFARTLRLEADRLHDEFEVKPAAGHEGVHEFDWLFHCAGEFSSTLAFAPCEPPGVEDGYSLMLETARCDVDGDWEAVWTLADKQVTLRMTGAAGTSVYLFKGYEHRLDKLRWGVLVRRTGREAKYRATYSWQTED
- a CDS encoding trans-sulfuration enzyme family protein, giving the protein MNEVTGGGRGAKPNAGRGERQDLSERDTIVPGAGESLSNEELAPGEPLPPGSPPAKPSSLKPTLSKQDICLHLGDDYDRHLGAIVPPIFQNTLFTRKTTNHGYTYTRVANPTTEIAERKIAALEGAEAARCFSSGMAAISAALMSVMEKDCHIVCPLNVYPPVKGFLDVYMKRFGVETTFVSGTDVGEIEAALRPNTRAIYLETPLSNVFTLQDLRAIAALAKAHGATTIADNTWATPLYQNPIAFGIDIVVHSATKYMGGHSDILAGVMVGSLARMERVTHEERGLFGAAMDPHQAWLLIRGLRTLPLRMKQHQESAMRIAAHLEAHPLVERVLYPGLPSHPQHALARSQMSGCAGLLSFVPRGAREQIVGFVKGLALFEEGPSWGGFESLVNTPGLGIDEETSLRTGMPQRLVRLSIGLEDADALTADIDQALAGMLRGRA
- a CDS encoding glycoside hydrolase family 88/105 protein: MIARQLDRQEAQALIERVIAGMRGLKVAIQEDTADSIISMDVWDWSQGVGLFSLYLYYKETGDPGLLDYLTSWFDRHLERGLPGKNVNTMCPLLTLSYLYEETGKADYLKVCEEWADYAAVRMPRTPESGIAHTAVDSPNEGELWDDTLYMTVLFLGRMGVLLKREDYVEESVRQFLVHLKYLTDTETGLFFHGWTFKENHNFARARWGRGNAWYTAGLVDYLDIVDVSPGVRRFLLSSLERQAAKLTELQEPSGMWRTLLDDPSSYEETSATAGFAYGLLKAVRKGYLGARYKEPGLRALQAVVGRIDADGAVQDVSYGTRMGHTLDLYRQIPRCPMPYGQSMALLMLAESLKHAAEPVQEI
- a CDS encoding ABC transporter permease, translating into MKEWKKNYDLYLLLVPAAVFFIVFAYVPMGGLVIAFKDYNLFRGLWGSDWSGLANFREMFSIPEFFRITRNTLLLNLLGLIVCFPAPILLALMLNEVRSRSLKKISQSMLYLPHFMSWIVLGGIVYAVLSPKYGVINQILRWLGMKEIYFMADQTWWIITYTLSAVWQSAGWGTIIYLAAITAIDPALYEAASIDGAGRIRKIASVTLPSIMPTIVILFILAVGNMVSIGIEQPLALANSVVSNVSEVISTYVYRVGIKQGEFGLTTAVGMVQSVINLCLVVAANHFAKRAGGEGLW
- a CDS encoding carbohydrate ABC transporter permease, giving the protein MVGGTASSSASSSASGEAKPTGELARPAPATRPRKAKRTPGELVFDILVYSALIVFTFICLFPFLNTLANAFSSSTAIQTGKVLLWPVEFQVGSMKMILADSSVMRSLFVTVFLTVVGTTLNLLFTIITAYPLSRRDLKGRGIFMRFMVVTMLFSGGMIPLFLVVKSLHLLDTLWALIIPGLISAFNVIIMKSFFQTIPDELREASVMDGCGNMRYLIRIVLPLSGASLATIGLFYAVGHWNAYFGAVLYINDPDLLTLQAKLRNILLLSQMDTSLEQMTMESKFTVIQESLKAAVIVVATVPILIVYPFLQKYFVKGSMLGSVKG
- a CDS encoding extracellular solute-binding protein, yielding MMGSWKKGLQTALAIALVTLPLAACGGNNDNSGASSAAATGGTSGATQAGDGKLEKVRVSLWDRSNSPNGQKLEDTVIVKKLQEEARKEGLDVEYVVLPRSQESEKNNIWMASGGGPDIIITYDMNAMFKWAEQGGLWELDDLLEQYGPDIKKLIGPSLEVAGTYKGKRYAIPAMRMSTAAASNMKIRQDWLDKLGMKAPTTLDELYETLKAFKEKDPGGVGKDNVVPWALPAISQGMKGFFFGPMWGAGVAIDGPATEMYMPSGNFADGVFHSAVALNEGKEFFRFLNKVYKEGLISKEFVTDVNSQQFIQNYTSGVSGFMDSNEDPWTVTKETRKTVPEAKWVTLDPLVRPNGTQAMTEANVYGLLNMIPKSSKNPAAAVKYLNVLAKNIKLVQAGIEGVHFKEEDGLYVAIDPVKNAEEIDWYFKDLNLLTQGYMGNPTKDQMKKQFANEPNPDEIADILDPYFKSFEKFGKQGPLIDTPRPVSDKSVANITKFLYDALSKAVIAKDFDAEWENVVSGWKKNGGEEYDAEVTQNLVAMNWKTTNE